From Litorilinea aerophila, the proteins below share one genomic window:
- a CDS encoding amidase: protein MSTDEICFMTAVEQAGRIRRRELSAREVMEAHLAQIERVNPQVNAIVTLVPERALAAADAADAALARGEAMGPLHGLPIAHKDLVPTKGIRTTWGSPLYRDHVPDQNALIVERLQQAGALTMGKTNVPEFGAGSQTFNPVFGATLNPYDTTKTCGGSSGGAAVALACGMQPIADGSDTGGSLRNPASFCNVVGFRPSPGRVPAYPRAVAWFPISVQGPMARTVQDVALMLSAIAGPDPRSPIAIAESGTKFATPLERDFRGTRIAWSPDLGGSFPVDPRVTDAIREQLPVFADLGCQVEEAAPDFRDADEAFKAWRAWAFELQYGELVKAHRDQIKETVVWNVEQGARLTGPQLGRAEVKRTALYHRVRQFMETYEFLLLPVSQVPPFDVGQEYVTEINGVAMETYIDWMKSCYYITVTGLPAISVPCGFTPEGLPVGLQIVGRHQDDLGVLQLAYAFQQATETWKRRPPLVA, encoded by the coding sequence ATGTCCACCGACGAAATTTGCTTCATGACGGCCGTGGAGCAGGCCGGGCGCATCCGCCGCCGGGAGCTCTCGGCCCGGGAGGTGATGGAAGCCCACCTGGCCCAGATCGAGCGGGTCAACCCCCAGGTCAACGCCATCGTGACCCTGGTGCCGGAACGGGCCCTGGCCGCAGCAGACGCCGCGGACGCGGCCCTGGCCCGGGGCGAGGCGATGGGACCGCTCCACGGGCTGCCCATCGCCCACAAGGACCTGGTCCCCACCAAGGGGATTCGTACCACGTGGGGCTCCCCCCTCTACCGGGACCACGTGCCAGATCAGAATGCCCTGATCGTGGAGCGCCTCCAGCAGGCCGGCGCGCTCACCATGGGCAAGACCAACGTGCCGGAGTTCGGCGCCGGCTCCCAGACCTTCAACCCGGTCTTCGGGGCCACCCTGAACCCGTACGACACCACCAAAACCTGCGGCGGCAGCAGCGGCGGCGCGGCCGTGGCCCTGGCCTGCGGCATGCAGCCCATCGCCGACGGCAGCGACACCGGCGGCTCCCTGCGCAACCCGGCCAGCTTCTGCAACGTGGTGGGCTTTCGCCCCTCGCCCGGCCGGGTACCTGCCTATCCCCGGGCCGTGGCCTGGTTCCCCATCTCGGTCCAGGGCCCCATGGCGCGGACGGTGCAGGATGTGGCCCTCATGCTCAGCGCCATCGCCGGCCCCGATCCCCGCTCCCCCATTGCCATCGCCGAATCGGGGACGAAATTTGCCACGCCCCTGGAGCGGGACTTCCGGGGCACCCGCATCGCCTGGAGCCCGGACCTGGGCGGCTCCTTCCCGGTGGATCCCCGGGTGACCGACGCCATCCGGGAGCAGTTGCCCGTCTTCGCCGACCTGGGCTGCCAGGTGGAGGAAGCAGCCCCCGACTTCCGGGACGCGGACGAGGCTTTCAAGGCCTGGCGGGCGTGGGCCTTCGAGCTCCAGTACGGCGAGCTGGTCAAAGCCCACCGGGACCAGATCAAGGAGACGGTGGTCTGGAATGTGGAGCAGGGCGCGCGCCTGACCGGTCCCCAACTGGGCCGGGCCGAGGTCAAGCGGACGGCTCTGTACCACCGGGTGCGGCAGTTCATGGAAACCTACGAATTCCTGCTCCTGCCGGTGAGCCAGGTCCCGCCCTTCGACGTGGGCCAGGAATATGTGACCGAGATCAACGGCGTGGCCATGGAGACCTACATCGACTGGATGAAGTCGTGCTACTACATCACCGTGACCGGCCTGCCGGCCATCTCCGTGCCCTGCGGCTTCACGCCTGAGGGGCTCCCGGTGGGCCTGCAGATCGTGGGGCGCCACCAGGATGACCTGGGCGTGCTCCAACTGGCCTACGCCTTCCAACAGGCCACCGAAACCTGGAAGCGACGGCCGCCGCTGGTAGCCTGA
- a CDS encoding NAD(P)-dependent oxidoreductase, which produces MPSVLFFTSLAPELAHLLTQHAPADYQVAIHPHSLPIPEKTRLIQEADFLILFPGYIEDAVLRAGRRLKLIQLVSAGFDRFNLALCREMGIPVANNGGSNAIDVAEHTLALILGFYRRLVEMDRNVRMDPPEQGWRAIDSGATTYTIYGKTVGIIGLGNIGRRVARLLRAFEADLLYYDPYPVPEAVERELGVRRMELADLLAQADVVTLHVPLNDQTRGLIGATELARMKPTALLVNTCRGPVVDEAALAAALERGQIRGAALDVLEQEPPAPGNPLLRLPNVLLTPHTAGVTYDTWSRRGEFIFQNLQRVWQGQPPLAQVGP; this is translated from the coding sequence ATGCCCAGCGTCCTGTTCTTCACATCCCTTGCCCCCGAGCTCGCCCATCTGCTGACCCAGCATGCGCCGGCCGACTATCAGGTGGCCATCCATCCCCACAGCCTGCCCATTCCAGAGAAGACCCGTCTGATCCAGGAGGCCGATTTTCTGATCCTCTTCCCGGGCTACATTGAGGATGCCGTGCTGCGGGCCGGCCGTCGGCTCAAGCTCATCCAACTGGTCAGCGCCGGCTTCGACCGCTTCAACCTGGCCCTGTGCCGGGAGATGGGCATCCCCGTGGCCAACAACGGCGGCTCCAACGCCATCGACGTGGCCGAGCACACCCTGGCCCTCATCCTGGGCTTCTACCGACGCCTGGTGGAGATGGACCGCAACGTGCGCATGGACCCGCCGGAGCAGGGCTGGCGGGCCATTGACTCGGGCGCAACCACCTACACCATCTACGGGAAAACCGTGGGCATCATCGGCCTGGGCAACATCGGCCGGCGGGTGGCCCGGCTTCTGCGGGCCTTCGAGGCCGACCTGCTCTACTATGACCCGTACCCCGTGCCCGAAGCGGTGGAAAGGGAACTGGGCGTGCGGCGGATGGAGCTGGCGGATCTGCTGGCCCAGGCCGATGTGGTGACCCTGCACGTGCCCCTGAACGACCAGACCCGAGGCCTCATCGGCGCGACCGAGCTGGCTCGGATGAAACCCACCGCGCTGCTGGTGAACACCTGCCGCGGGCCGGTGGTGGACGAGGCCGCGCTGGCTGCCGCCCTGGAGCGGGGACAGATCCGGGGCGCAGCCCTGGACGTGCTGGAGCAGGAGCCTCCCGCGCCCGGCAATCCCCTCCTGCGCCTGCCCAACGTCCTCCTCACGCCCCACACCGCAGGCGTCACCTACGACACCTGGTCCCGCCGGGGCGAGTTTATCTTCCAGAATCTACAGCGGGTCTGGCAGGGGCAGCCACCCCTGGCCCAGGTCGGCCCATAG
- a CDS encoding pyridoxal phosphate-dependent aminotransferase: MQPVSLAPGLAHITPSRIREVANVAFAMEGTFKLHFGESTLPTPPYIREALHQAVEDGFTFYSENAGLPSLRAALADKYAELHGVTLEPAEILITASGVQALNVAIRCALDPGDEALILTPNWPNGTEIVRLYGATPVEVPFAFDGQGYRVDFTALEAALSPRTRLLLYTSPSNPLGWVATPAEQQALLDFCRRHRLWLLADEVYERLYYAGPVAPSILRLCSRDDAVMVVQSFSKAYCMTGWRLGWLVSRRDLVQKAAQLNEFIVSHAATMTQKAGEVALRRGDDDIHAMVEQLHQHMTFCYQALTSVRGVSVARPAGAFYLFPRIHGLEDSFTFALELLRATKVSVAPGVAFGPGGEGAIRICYAPDMSVLEPAMERLCRFLER; encoded by the coding sequence ATGCAACCTGTTTCTCTGGCACCCGGCCTGGCCCACATCACACCATCACGGATCCGAGAGGTGGCCAACGTGGCCTTTGCCATGGAAGGGACATTCAAGCTCCATTTTGGAGAATCCACGCTGCCCACCCCGCCCTACATCCGGGAGGCATTGCACCAGGCCGTGGAGGACGGCTTCACCTTCTACTCAGAAAACGCGGGCCTGCCCAGCCTGCGCGCGGCCCTGGCCGACAAGTACGCCGAACTCCACGGCGTGACCCTGGAGCCGGCCGAGATCCTGATCACCGCCTCGGGCGTCCAGGCCCTCAACGTGGCCATCCGCTGTGCCCTGGACCCCGGCGACGAAGCCCTGATCCTGACGCCCAACTGGCCCAATGGCACGGAGATCGTGCGCCTCTACGGAGCCACGCCGGTGGAGGTGCCCTTCGCCTTCGACGGTCAGGGCTACCGGGTGGATTTCACCGCCCTGGAGGCGGCCCTCTCTCCCCGCACCCGCCTCCTCCTCTACACCTCCCCCTCCAACCCGCTGGGGTGGGTGGCCACACCGGCGGAACAGCAAGCCCTGCTGGATTTCTGCCGTCGCCACCGGCTCTGGCTGCTGGCCGATGAAGTCTACGAGCGCCTCTACTACGCCGGGCCCGTGGCGCCGTCCATCCTGCGCCTCTGCAGCCGGGACGACGCGGTGATGGTGGTGCAATCCTTTTCCAAGGCCTACTGCATGACCGGCTGGCGCCTGGGCTGGCTGGTCTCCCGGCGGGATCTGGTGCAGAAGGCCGCCCAGCTCAACGAGTTCATCGTCTCCCACGCGGCCACCATGACCCAGAAGGCTGGCGAGGTGGCCCTGCGTCGAGGCGACGACGACATCCACGCCATGGTGGAACAACTCCATCAGCACATGACCTTTTGCTACCAGGCCCTCACATCGGTCCGGGGTGTCTCCGTGGCCAGGCCCGCGGGCGCCTTCTACCTTTTCCCCCGCATCCACGGACTGGAAGATTCCTTCACCTTCGCCCTGGAGCTGCTCAGGGCCACCAAGGTGTCGGTGGCGCCAGGCGTCGCCTTCGGCCCGGGCGGCGAAGGGGCCATCCGCATCTGCTACGCGCCGGACATGTCCGTCCTGGAGCCGGCCATGGAACGACTCTGTCGCTTTCTAGAAAGGTAA
- a CDS encoding VOC family protein: MQPYLSTLEGTRHVAYARRHGVDVMEILGLHHITLVCGNAQRTVDFYTGVLGLRLIKQTVNFDAPDTYHLYFGDGVGSPGSIITFFEWPHLSRGREGVGGTHHFALAVPDETVLLKWKRRLTDLGLTVTGPLDRHYFKSIYFRDPDGAILEIATVGPGWTVDEPAEQLGQTHQDPPPEMVVRNRDEARIQAHTWPEPVPAITPDMALRRGMHHITAIGSNIERTHAFFAGLLGMRRVKMTANFDDPGSAHWYWGVGEGAPGTLVTYFERNPAQAGRARVGTGSTHHFALAVPDEATQRHFQERLRRHGFQVTPVLDRVYFKSIYTNDPDGHIIELATAGPGFTVDEDVEELGQRLQLPPWLEPQRDHIEAHLTPLQVPPWQPPA, from the coding sequence GTGCAACCATACCTCTCCACCCTGGAAGGCACCCGCCACGTGGCCTATGCCCGCCGCCATGGAGTGGACGTCATGGAAATCCTGGGACTTCACCATATTACGCTGGTGTGCGGAAACGCGCAACGCACGGTGGACTTCTACACCGGCGTGTTGGGCCTGCGCCTGATCAAGCAGACGGTCAACTTCGACGCGCCGGACACTTACCACCTCTACTTCGGCGACGGCGTGGGCAGCCCCGGCTCCATCATCACCTTTTTCGAATGGCCCCACCTCAGCCGGGGACGGGAAGGGGTGGGCGGCACCCACCACTTCGCCCTGGCCGTGCCGGACGAAACCGTCCTCCTCAAGTGGAAGCGGCGCCTGACCGACCTGGGCCTGACCGTGACCGGCCCCCTGGACCGCCACTATTTCAAGTCCATCTACTTCCGAGACCCGGACGGCGCCATCCTGGAGATCGCCACCGTGGGGCCCGGCTGGACGGTGGACGAGCCGGCCGAGCAGTTGGGCCAGACCCACCAGGATCCACCGCCGGAGATGGTGGTCCGCAACCGGGACGAGGCGCGCATCCAGGCCCACACCTGGCCAGAACCCGTCCCCGCCATCACGCCGGACATGGCCCTGCGCCGGGGGATGCACCACATCACGGCCATCGGCAGTAACATCGAGCGCACCCATGCGTTCTTCGCAGGCCTGCTGGGCATGCGACGGGTGAAGATGACCGCCAACTTCGACGACCCCGGCTCCGCCCACTGGTACTGGGGCGTGGGCGAGGGCGCGCCGGGCACCCTGGTCACCTACTTCGAGCGAAACCCGGCCCAGGCCGGCCGGGCCCGGGTGGGCACCGGCAGCACCCACCACTTCGCCCTGGCTGTGCCGGACGAGGCAACCCAGCGCCACTTCCAGGAGCGCCTCCGCCGTCATGGCTTCCAGGTCACCCCCGTGCTGGATCGGGTCTACTTCAAGAGCATCTACACCAACGACCCCGACGGCCACATCATCGAGCTGGCCACGGCCGGCCCCGGCTTCACGGTGGACGAAGATGTGGAGGAACTGGGGCAGCGCCTCCAGCTCCCCCCCTGGCTGGAGCCCCAGCGGGACCACATCGAGGCCCACCTCACGCCCCTCCAGGTGCCGCCCTGGCAGCCGCCAGCCTGA
- a CDS encoding MaoC family dehydratase yields MAGKYFEELEVGMVVQHRTGRTITEMDNVLFSALTMNTQPLHINEDYCNRHTQFGRRIVNGIFTLGLTVGISIPDLTEGTIVANLSYEHVRHPRPLYHGDTLYVESQVLEKRPSRSKPDRGIVRFRHIGRNQHGEVVIEVERTALVLRRPSDGQGAW; encoded by the coding sequence ATGGCAGGCAAGTATTTCGAGGAGCTGGAAGTGGGCATGGTGGTGCAACACCGCACGGGACGGACCATCACCGAGATGGACAACGTGCTTTTCTCCGCGCTGACCATGAACACCCAGCCGTTGCACATCAACGAGGATTATTGCAACCGGCACACCCAGTTTGGCCGGCGCATCGTCAATGGCATCTTCACCCTGGGCCTGACGGTGGGCATCAGCATCCCGGATCTGACCGAGGGCACCATCGTGGCCAACCTGAGCTACGAGCACGTGCGCCACCCCCGGCCCCTCTACCACGGCGATACCCTCTACGTGGAGAGCCAGGTGCTGGAGAAGCGGCCGTCCCGCAGCAAGCCGGACCGGGGCATTGTGCGCTTTCGGCACATCGGCCGCAACCAGCACGGCGAAGTGGTGATCGAGGTGGAGCGCACGGCCCTGGTGCTGAGGCGGCCTTCCGACGGCCAGGGCGCCTGGTAA
- a CDS encoding carbohydrate ABC transporter permease: MTTTSDMATRPISIDRHTSEAVRKRRTLTKVITYFCLTLAGLMFAFPLYWTVSSSLQTWQELRSFTPHLWPATPQWHNYADVFQTVPFARWMANSFLIVFITIPGTIITATLTAYAFARFNFVGKNVWFILMLGTMMIPGTVTLIPQYLLWFKLKLINTYVPLTIGSWLGGSAFMIFLLRQFILSIPRDLDEAALIDGAGPFRILWSVIVPLMKPALTTVAILQFLNDWNEFFAPFIYLNRAELFTAAVGLRYFQYIPLETNDPRDHLLMAAAAVMTIPVIALFAAAQRYFISGVVLSGLKL; encoded by the coding sequence ATGACCACGACATCTGACATGGCCACGCGCCCCATCAGTATCGACCGGCACACGTCGGAAGCGGTGCGGAAACGTCGCACCCTGACCAAAGTCATCACCTATTTTTGTCTGACCCTGGCCGGCCTGATGTTCGCCTTTCCGCTGTACTGGACCGTCTCCAGCTCGCTGCAGACCTGGCAGGAGCTCCGCTCCTTTACGCCCCATCTCTGGCCGGCGACGCCCCAGTGGCACAACTACGCGGATGTCTTCCAGACGGTCCCCTTCGCCCGCTGGATGGCCAACAGCTTTTTGATTGTCTTTATCACCATCCCGGGCACCATCATCACCGCCACCCTCACCGCCTATGCGTTTGCCCGCTTCAACTTTGTGGGCAAAAACGTCTGGTTCATCCTGATGCTGGGCACCATGATGATCCCGGGCACGGTCACCTTGATCCCCCAGTACCTGCTCTGGTTCAAGCTGAAGCTCATCAACACCTACGTGCCCCTGACCATCGGCTCCTGGCTGGGGGGAAGCGCCTTCATGATCTTCCTTCTGCGCCAGTTCATCCTGAGCATCCCCCGGGACCTGGACGAAGCCGCGCTCATCGACGGTGCCGGTCCTTTCCGCATCTTGTGGAGCGTGATCGTACCCCTCATGAAGCCCGCCCTCACCACGGTGGCCATCCTCCAGTTCTTGAACGACTGGAACGAATTCTTCGCCCCGTTTATCTACCTGAACCGGGCTGAGCTCTTCACCGCGGCGGTGGGCCTGCGCTATTTCCAGTACATCCCCCTGGAGACCAACGACCCGCGCGACCACCTGCTCATGGCCGCGGCCGCGGTGATGACCATCCCTGTCATCGCCCTCTTCGCCGCTGCCCAGCGCTACTTCATCTCCGGCGTGGTGCTGAGCGGCCTCAAGCTCTAG
- a CDS encoding carbohydrate ABC transporter permease — protein sequence MTTIATEAGKKAARRRAWSPARRRENLYGYLFLTPWLIGFFGLFVGPGLASLYLSLTKYDVLGAPEFIGAANYVKMFTNDDLFWPSLVRTFYFAGLGVPLGVLGSMFLAILLNQQLKGVSVYRTLFFMPSLVPLVASVVLWKWLLNTDFGIVNQALRELGVANPPGWFTDRQWAIPSLILMRLWGGIGGTQMIIFLAGLQGIPDSLYDAAHIDGANTWQRIRHVTIPLLTPTIFFNTVLGIIGALQTFAAAFVATEGGPGYATWFFSLHIWKQAFDYWNMGYAAALAWFFAIIIVTLTIFQMRLSKRWVFYYGE from the coding sequence ATGACGACCATCGCGACCGAAGCGGGGAAGAAGGCGGCCAGGCGGCGAGCCTGGTCTCCGGCCCGACGGCGGGAGAACCTGTACGGCTACCTCTTCCTGACCCCCTGGCTGATCGGCTTTTTTGGCCTGTTCGTGGGGCCAGGCCTGGCTTCCCTGTATCTGAGCCTGACCAAATACGACGTCTTGGGCGCACCCGAGTTCATCGGCGCGGCCAATTACGTCAAGATGTTCACCAACGACGACCTCTTCTGGCCATCCCTGGTGCGCACCTTCTACTTCGCCGGGCTGGGCGTACCGTTGGGCGTGCTGGGTTCCATGTTTCTGGCCATCCTCCTCAACCAGCAGCTCAAAGGGGTCTCCGTCTACCGGACGCTTTTTTTCATGCCCTCCCTGGTGCCGCTGGTGGCCTCGGTGGTACTCTGGAAATGGCTGCTGAACACCGATTTTGGCATTGTCAACCAGGCCCTGCGGGAGCTGGGGGTCGCCAACCCACCGGGGTGGTTCACCGACCGGCAGTGGGCCATCCCCTCCTTGATCCTCATGCGGCTCTGGGGAGGCATCGGTGGCACCCAGATGATCATCTTCCTGGCCGGCCTCCAGGGCATTCCCGACTCCCTGTACGACGCCGCGCACATTGACGGTGCCAACACCTGGCAGCGCATCCGCCACGTCACCATTCCCCTGCTCACGCCCACCATCTTCTTTAACACGGTCCTGGGTATCATCGGCGCGCTGCAGACCTTCGCCGCTGCCTTTGTGGCCACCGAGGGTGGCCCGGGCTACGCCACCTGGTTCTTCAGCCTCCACATCTGGAAGCAGGCCTTCGACTACTGGAACATGGGCTACGCCGCGGCCCTGGCGTGGTTCTTCGCCATCATCATTGTGACCCTGACCATCTTCCAGATGCGTCTGTCCAAACGTTGGGTCTTCTACTACGGAGAGTAA